Proteins from a genomic interval of Marmoricola sp. OAE513:
- a CDS encoding MBL fold metallo-hydrolase codes for MSRPRLPILAAALGAAAVLVSPVANATRGLRRSMGADPEGDPRVTGSPQWQGGGFQNRLESHVLPSSGSQGSMAVDFAKKGDIGRPAKPVPLVTPALPEKASDFAATWLGHATVLLELNGHWVLTDPVWSDRVSPSATVGPKRSHPVPMELADLPALSAVLISHDHYDHLDTATIDWLTEYQSMPIVVPLGIGAHLRAWGVPEERIVELDWDESHTVVRPGLSDLVLTCTEARHFSGRGFTRNKTLWSSWVVASGTGEERRSVFFGGDTGYTPAFADIGDQHGPFDLTVLPIGAYDTRWSDIHMNPAEAVQTHLDVHGDLLLPIHWGTFDLAFHSWSAPVEWLVEDAATRDVVLALPRPGERFDRSTAPSAAWWREVAKESRAS; via the coding sequence GTGAGCAGACCCCGCCTCCCGATCCTTGCCGCCGCCCTGGGCGCGGCGGCCGTTCTCGTGTCCCCGGTCGCCAACGCGACCCGCGGTCTGCGCCGCTCGATGGGCGCCGACCCGGAGGGTGACCCGCGTGTCACCGGATCTCCGCAGTGGCAAGGCGGAGGCTTCCAGAACCGACTCGAGTCGCACGTGCTGCCCAGCAGCGGCAGCCAGGGGTCGATGGCCGTGGACTTCGCCAAGAAGGGCGACATCGGCCGCCCCGCCAAGCCGGTCCCGCTGGTCACCCCGGCACTGCCCGAGAAGGCGTCCGACTTCGCTGCGACGTGGCTCGGGCACGCGACCGTCCTGCTCGAGCTCAACGGCCACTGGGTGCTCACCGATCCCGTGTGGAGCGACCGGGTCTCCCCGTCGGCCACCGTCGGACCCAAGCGCAGCCACCCGGTCCCGATGGAGCTCGCCGACCTGCCGGCCCTCTCGGCCGTGCTGATCTCTCACGACCACTACGACCACCTCGACACCGCGACGATCGACTGGCTGACCGAGTACCAGTCGATGCCGATCGTGGTGCCGCTCGGTATCGGCGCCCACCTGCGTGCCTGGGGTGTGCCCGAGGAGCGGATCGTCGAGCTCGACTGGGACGAGTCGCACACCGTCGTCCGGCCGGGTCTGTCCGACCTGGTCCTGACCTGCACCGAGGCCCGGCACTTCTCGGGTCGCGGCTTCACCCGCAACAAGACCCTGTGGTCCTCGTGGGTGGTCGCTTCCGGCACGGGCGAGGAGCGCCGCAGCGTGTTCTTCGGCGGCGACACCGGCTACACCCCGGCCTTCGCCGACATCGGGGACCAGCACGGCCCGTTCGACCTGACCGTGCTGCCGATCGGTGCCTACGACACCCGTTGGTCCGACATCCACATGAACCCCGCCGAGGCGGTCCAGACGCACCTCGACGTGCACGGCGACCTGCTGCTGCCGATCCACTGGGGCACCTTCGACCTCGCCTTCCACAGCTGGTCGGCGCCCGTCGAGTGGTTGGTCGAGGACGCCGCTACCCGGGACGTGGTGCTGGCGCTGCCGAGGCCGGGGGAGCGGTTCGACCGCTCGACCGCTCCGAGCGCCGCCTGGTGGCGCGAGGTGGCGAAGGA
- a CDS encoding DUF2237 family protein codes for MTESNVLGGGLEPCGSDPVTGFYRDSTCTCGPEDVGLHAVCAVMTAEFLEHQRATGNDLITPRPEWQFPGLVPGDRWCVVTARWHQAYADGVAAPVVLSATSARALELVPLEHLVEHSVDVPEDPGTLT; via the coding sequence ATGACGGAGAGCAACGTGCTGGGCGGCGGGCTCGAGCCGTGCGGCTCCGACCCGGTCACCGGCTTCTACCGGGACAGCACCTGCACCTGCGGACCCGAGGACGTCGGGCTGCACGCGGTCTGCGCCGTGATGACCGCCGAGTTCCTCGAGCACCAGCGCGCGACCGGCAACGACCTGATCACCCCACGACCGGAGTGGCAGTTCCCGGGCCTGGTCCCGGGCGACCGCTGGTGCGTGGTGACGGCGCGCTGGCACCAGGCGTACGCCGACGGGGTCGCGGCACCGGTCGTGCTCAGTGCCACCAGCGCTCGGGCCTTGGAGCTTGTTCCGCTGGAGCACCTCGTCGAGCACTCGGTCGACGTACCGGAAGACCCGGGGACCCTGACCTGA